The Dendropsophus ebraccatus isolate aDenEbr1 chromosome 3, aDenEbr1.pat, whole genome shotgun sequence genome includes a region encoding these proteins:
- the LOC138786756 gene encoding gastrula zinc finger protein XlCGF57.1-like isoform X1, whose amino-acid sequence MNQGEDGNNINAPETDVSSDEQYKEDITTGKDLNSLYATDKMVKKEETDVSSDEQYKENIDTGNRPAFFLAGECSRRSEGDRISRDIIADGHFGQVPYEDTSIIPEEPLSLHRKDLSPNPSIHVPSSDSFQADRQNKCYRSGVQFKRTHTGKTLFSCSECEKCFTLKSSLVRHQRRQVTGIRVKQFPCPECGKCFTTRPILGKHMVTHRQERPFLCPECDKCFTEKSSLVRHQVTHIREKPFPCPECGRCFATKSTLVEHERIHTETKPFSCQECGKHFDRKTRLVVHLRSHTGEKPFSCSECGKCFSQNSNLIKHQKTHTREKPFSCSECGKCYTMKSSLIKHQKIHMVEKPYACSECGKCHIQKSDLVKHQRIHTGEKPFSCSECGKSFSENSRLIVHRRIHTGEKPFSCLECGMCFTLRSTLVKHLRLHTGERPFSCLEFGKCFTSKSNLVDHQRIHTEEKPFSCSECGKCFIQKSKLGKHLAVHTREKPLSCL is encoded by the exons atgaatcagggggaagatgggaacaatattaatgctccagagacagatgtgagcagtgatgagcagtataaggaggacatcactacaggaaaGGATCTGAACTCTCTTTATGCAACAGACAAGATGGTAaagaaagaagagacagatgtgagcagtgatgagcagtataaggagaacatcgatacaggtaaccgcccag CTTTCTTCTTGGCAGGTGAGTGttcccggagatcagagggagaTCGGATATCTCGAGATATTATAGCAGATGGTCATTTTGGGCAAGTTCCGTATGAAGATACTTCCATTATCCCAGAAGAGCCTTTAAGTCttcacagaaaggatctgtcacCTAATCCTTCTATACATGTTCCATCTTCTGATTCATTCCAGGCTGATAGGCAAAATAAATGTTACAGATCAGGTGTACAATttaaaagaactcacacagggaagacactgttttcatgttcagaatgtgagaagtgTTTCACTCTGAAATCCAGTCTTGTGCGACATCAGAGACGTCAGGTTACTGGCATAAGAGTGAAGCAGTTTCCGTGCCcggaatgtggtaaatgttttactaCCAGACCAATTCTTGGCAAACATATGGTAACTCACAGACAAGAAAGGCCATTTCTATGCCCAGAATGTGATAAATGTTTTACAGAGAAATCAAGTCTCGTAAGACATCAGGTAACTCACATACGAGAAAAGCCATTTCCATGCCcagaatgtgggagatgttttgCTACAAAATCTACCCTTGTTGAAcacgagagaattcacacagagacaaagccattttcatgccaagAATGTGGAAAGCATTTTGATCGGAAAACGCGTCTTGTTGTACATCTGAGAAGTcatacaggggaaaagccattttcatgctcagaatgtgggaaatgtttttctcagAACTCAAACCTTATTAAACATCAAAAAACTCATAcaagggagaagccattttcatgctcagaatgtggaaaatgttataCTATGAAATCAAGTCTtattaaacatcaaaaaattcacatggTAGAGAAGCCATatgcatgctcagaatgtgggaaatgccatattcagaaatcagatcttgttaaacatcagagaattcacactggggagaagccattttcatgctcggaatgtgggaaatctttcaGTGAAAATTCAAGACTTATTGTACATCGGAGGATTCACACCGGCGAGAAGCCATTTtcctgtttagaatgtgggaTGTGCTTTACCCTCAGATCAACTCTTGTTAAACATCTTAGgcttcacacaggagagaggccattttcatgcTTAGAATTTGGGAAATGTTTCACGtcaaaatcaaatcttgttgaccatcagagaattcacacggaggagaagccattttcatgttcagaatgtggaaaatgttttattcaaaaatcAAAACTTGGTAAACATCTGGCAGTCCACACAAGGGAAAAACCATTATCCTGTCTGTAA
- the LOC138786756 gene encoding gastrula zinc finger protein XlCGF57.1-like isoform X2 gives MNQGEDGNNINAPETDVSSDEQYKEDITTGKDLNSLYATDKMVKKEETDVSSDEQYKENIDTGNRPGECSRRSEGDRISRDIIADGHFGQVPYEDTSIIPEEPLSLHRKDLSPNPSIHVPSSDSFQADRQNKCYRSGVQFKRTHTGKTLFSCSECEKCFTLKSSLVRHQRRQVTGIRVKQFPCPECGKCFTTRPILGKHMVTHRQERPFLCPECDKCFTEKSSLVRHQVTHIREKPFPCPECGRCFATKSTLVEHERIHTETKPFSCQECGKHFDRKTRLVVHLRSHTGEKPFSCSECGKCFSQNSNLIKHQKTHTREKPFSCSECGKCYTMKSSLIKHQKIHMVEKPYACSECGKCHIQKSDLVKHQRIHTGEKPFSCSECGKSFSENSRLIVHRRIHTGEKPFSCLECGMCFTLRSTLVKHLRLHTGERPFSCLEFGKCFTSKSNLVDHQRIHTEEKPFSCSECGKCFIQKSKLGKHLAVHTREKPLSCL, from the exons atgaatcagggggaagatgggaacaatattaatgctccagagacagatgtgagcagtgatgagcagtataaggaggacatcactacaggaaaGGATCTGAACTCTCTTTATGCAACAGACAAGATGGTAaagaaagaagagacagatgtgagcagtgatgagcagtataaggagaacatcgatacaggtaaccgcccag GTGAGTGttcccggagatcagagggagaTCGGATATCTCGAGATATTATAGCAGATGGTCATTTTGGGCAAGTTCCGTATGAAGATACTTCCATTATCCCAGAAGAGCCTTTAAGTCttcacagaaaggatctgtcacCTAATCCTTCTATACATGTTCCATCTTCTGATTCATTCCAGGCTGATAGGCAAAATAAATGTTACAGATCAGGTGTACAATttaaaagaactcacacagggaagacactgttttcatgttcagaatgtgagaagtgTTTCACTCTGAAATCCAGTCTTGTGCGACATCAGAGACGTCAGGTTACTGGCATAAGAGTGAAGCAGTTTCCGTGCCcggaatgtggtaaatgttttactaCCAGACCAATTCTTGGCAAACATATGGTAACTCACAGACAAGAAAGGCCATTTCTATGCCCAGAATGTGATAAATGTTTTACAGAGAAATCAAGTCTCGTAAGACATCAGGTAACTCACATACGAGAAAAGCCATTTCCATGCCcagaatgtgggagatgttttgCTACAAAATCTACCCTTGTTGAAcacgagagaattcacacagagacaaagccattttcatgccaagAATGTGGAAAGCATTTTGATCGGAAAACGCGTCTTGTTGTACATCTGAGAAGTcatacaggggaaaagccattttcatgctcagaatgtgggaaatgtttttctcagAACTCAAACCTTATTAAACATCAAAAAACTCATAcaagggagaagccattttcatgctcagaatgtggaaaatgttataCTATGAAATCAAGTCTtattaaacatcaaaaaattcacatggTAGAGAAGCCATatgcatgctcagaatgtgggaaatgccatattcagaaatcagatcttgttaaacatcagagaattcacactggggagaagccattttcatgctcggaatgtgggaaatctttcaGTGAAAATTCAAGACTTATTGTACATCGGAGGATTCACACCGGCGAGAAGCCATTTtcctgtttagaatgtgggaTGTGCTTTACCCTCAGATCAACTCTTGTTAAACATCTTAGgcttcacacaggagagaggccattttcatgcTTAGAATTTGGGAAATGTTTCACGtcaaaatcaaatcttgttgaccatcagagaattcacacggaggagaagccattttcatgttcagaatgtggaaaatgttttattcaaaaatcAAAACTTGGTAAACATCTGGCAGTCCACACAAGGGAAAAACCATTATCCTGTCTGTAA
- the LOC138786756 gene encoding gastrula zinc finger protein XlCGF57.1-like isoform X3, whose translation MNQGEDGNNINAPETDVSSDEQYKEDITTGKDLNSLYATDKMVKKEETDVSSDEQYKENIDTGECSRRSEGDRISRDIIADGHFGQVPYEDTSIIPEEPLSLHRKDLSPNPSIHVPSSDSFQADRQNKCYRSGVQFKRTHTGKTLFSCSECEKCFTLKSSLVRHQRRQVTGIRVKQFPCPECGKCFTTRPILGKHMVTHRQERPFLCPECDKCFTEKSSLVRHQVTHIREKPFPCPECGRCFATKSTLVEHERIHTETKPFSCQECGKHFDRKTRLVVHLRSHTGEKPFSCSECGKCFSQNSNLIKHQKTHTREKPFSCSECGKCYTMKSSLIKHQKIHMVEKPYACSECGKCHIQKSDLVKHQRIHTGEKPFSCSECGKSFSENSRLIVHRRIHTGEKPFSCLECGMCFTLRSTLVKHLRLHTGERPFSCLEFGKCFTSKSNLVDHQRIHTEEKPFSCSECGKCFIQKSKLGKHLAVHTREKPLSCL comes from the exons atgaatcagggggaagatgggaacaatattaatgctccagagacagatgtgagcagtgatgagcagtataaggaggacatcactacaggaaaGGATCTGAACTCTCTTTATGCAACAGACAAGATGGTAaagaaagaagagacagatgtgagcagtgatgagcagtataaggagaacatcgatacag GTGAGTGttcccggagatcagagggagaTCGGATATCTCGAGATATTATAGCAGATGGTCATTTTGGGCAAGTTCCGTATGAAGATACTTCCATTATCCCAGAAGAGCCTTTAAGTCttcacagaaaggatctgtcacCTAATCCTTCTATACATGTTCCATCTTCTGATTCATTCCAGGCTGATAGGCAAAATAAATGTTACAGATCAGGTGTACAATttaaaagaactcacacagggaagacactgttttcatgttcagaatgtgagaagtgTTTCACTCTGAAATCCAGTCTTGTGCGACATCAGAGACGTCAGGTTACTGGCATAAGAGTGAAGCAGTTTCCGTGCCcggaatgtggtaaatgttttactaCCAGACCAATTCTTGGCAAACATATGGTAACTCACAGACAAGAAAGGCCATTTCTATGCCCAGAATGTGATAAATGTTTTACAGAGAAATCAAGTCTCGTAAGACATCAGGTAACTCACATACGAGAAAAGCCATTTCCATGCCcagaatgtgggagatgttttgCTACAAAATCTACCCTTGTTGAAcacgagagaattcacacagagacaaagccattttcatgccaagAATGTGGAAAGCATTTTGATCGGAAAACGCGTCTTGTTGTACATCTGAGAAGTcatacaggggaaaagccattttcatgctcagaatgtgggaaatgtttttctcagAACTCAAACCTTATTAAACATCAAAAAACTCATAcaagggagaagccattttcatgctcagaatgtggaaaatgttataCTATGAAATCAAGTCTtattaaacatcaaaaaattcacatggTAGAGAAGCCATatgcatgctcagaatgtgggaaatgccatattcagaaatcagatcttgttaaacatcagagaattcacactggggagaagccattttcatgctcggaatgtgggaaatctttcaGTGAAAATTCAAGACTTATTGTACATCGGAGGATTCACACCGGCGAGAAGCCATTTtcctgtttagaatgtgggaTGTGCTTTACCCTCAGATCAACTCTTGTTAAACATCTTAGgcttcacacaggagagaggccattttcatgcTTAGAATTTGGGAAATGTTTCACGtcaaaatcaaatcttgttgaccatcagagaattcacacggaggagaagccattttcatgttcagaatgtggaaaatgttttattcaaaaatcAAAACTTGGTAAACATCTGGCAGTCCACACAAGGGAAAAACCATTATCCTGTCTGTAA